One region of Mycolicibacterium rhodesiae NBB3 genomic DNA includes:
- a CDS encoding PucR family transcriptional regulator — protein MAVAQEDGLTESYIELREQISNLQGLLMLSLLMTQSGDENKIIQLSITSVPSFYRCPFVGIHLNDRGWQNPLDPHDVSLERIELEPQIKALGPSGGVLNFSGYPWCVALPLRGLDAHIGYFVVAAETEPSTGEQFLIRVLAQQTGVALANARLHRKEQASTEALRRSNVALAESVTALEYAANVHARFTEIATKGQGEEGIATALHELTGLPVAIEDRFGNLRAWAGPNCPDPYPKDDPATREAMLQRCVQAGEPIRQAGRLSAVANPRVDIMGVLSLIDPETAAGDQAKVALEHGTTVLAMELARLRSLAEAELRLRRDLVEELLLGTADESALARAEALGHDLGRCHRVLIVEPEGRAADMDKFFHGVRRAARNAQLGSLIVARASTVVILSDADVNREKFLSAFGAYIGDDNCRIGVGGWCDRPQDFPRSYHEAQLALKMQRRSGAVTAAAVTFYDELGVYRILAEVENQESVESFVRQWLGPLLDYDAAKGSQLVATLAGYLQCGGHYDTTTAALYIHRSTLKYRLSRIRDLLGIDINDPEARFNLELAARAWGTLEELAAGEGHMSPPAEVDPSV, from the coding sequence ATGGCCGTAGCGCAAGAGGATGGCTTAACGGAGAGCTATATCGAGCTGCGCGAGCAGATCTCCAATCTCCAGGGATTGCTGATGCTTTCGCTGCTCATGACCCAGAGCGGCGACGAAAACAAAATCATCCAACTCAGCATCACATCTGTTCCCTCGTTCTACCGATGTCCATTTGTCGGAATTCATCTGAACGACCGTGGCTGGCAGAATCCGCTTGACCCCCACGATGTCTCGTTGGAGCGCATCGAGCTCGAGCCCCAGATCAAGGCCCTGGGCCCGTCGGGTGGCGTGCTCAACTTCTCAGGCTACCCATGGTGTGTGGCGTTGCCGCTACGTGGCCTCGACGCGCATATTGGATACTTCGTTGTCGCTGCGGAGACGGAGCCGTCCACCGGGGAACAGTTCCTTATCCGTGTTCTGGCACAGCAAACCGGCGTTGCGCTCGCCAATGCCCGCCTTCATCGTAAAGAACAGGCCAGCACTGAGGCCCTGCGGCGCAGCAATGTGGCTCTGGCCGAGAGTGTGACGGCCCTGGAATACGCCGCCAACGTCCACGCTCGCTTCACCGAGATAGCAACGAAAGGCCAAGGCGAAGAAGGCATCGCCACCGCGCTGCACGAGCTGACCGGGTTGCCCGTGGCCATCGAGGACCGCTTCGGGAACCTGCGAGCGTGGGCTGGCCCGAACTGCCCGGACCCCTATCCAAAAGACGACCCTGCGACGCGAGAGGCCATGCTGCAACGCTGCGTCCAGGCCGGAGAACCGATTCGTCAGGCCGGTCGGCTGTCCGCGGTGGCCAACCCGCGCGTGGACATCATGGGCGTCCTGTCCCTGATTGACCCAGAAACAGCTGCCGGAGATCAGGCCAAGGTTGCTCTCGAGCACGGAACCACTGTGCTGGCAATGGAGTTGGCACGACTACGCAGCCTCGCGGAGGCCGAGCTGCGTCTGCGTCGCGACCTCGTCGAAGAGCTGCTGCTAGGAACCGCAGACGAGAGCGCGCTGGCGCGCGCCGAAGCGCTAGGCCACGATCTTGGCCGATGTCATCGTGTTCTGATCGTTGAGCCAGAGGGACGCGCTGCTGACATGGACAAGTTCTTCCATGGTGTCCGCCGCGCAGCGCGCAATGCTCAGCTCGGTTCACTGATTGTCGCCCGCGCCAGCACGGTGGTCATTCTCTCCGACGCCGACGTGAATCGAGAGAAGTTCCTGTCAGCATTCGGCGCCTACATCGGCGACGACAATTGTCGCATCGGCGTCGGAGGGTGGTGCGACCGCCCGCAGGACTTTCCGCGGTCCTACCACGAGGCTCAACTCGCACTGAAGATGCAAAGGAGAAGCGGTGCAGTCACCGCCGCCGCCGTCACCTTCTACGACGAACTTGGCGTGTACCGCATCCTTGCCGAAGTGGAGAATCAGGAATCCGTTGAGAGCTTCGTGCGCCAATGGCTTGGCCCCCTACTCGACTACGACGCAGCGAAGGGTTCGCAACTGGTAGCCACGTTGGCGGGCTATTTGCAGTGCGGTGGCCACTATGACACGACGACGGCGGCACTGTACATCCACCGCAGCACACTGAAGTACCGACTCTCCCGCATCCGGGATCTGCTCGGGATCGACATCAACGACCCCGAAGCTCGATTCAATCTCGAACTGGCAGCCCGCGCGTGGGGGACGCTGGAGGAACTGGCAGCAGGAGAGGGTCATATGTCCCCTCCGGCCGAGGTTGACCCGTCTGTCTAG
- a CDS encoding MEDS domain-containing protein, with protein sequence MRTTDAATVGVMGVSLAPGDHVCAFYPGAAERNEILIPYLQEGLDAGDKCICIVSDATEPDGDLDSIRCYSHHSNQLAVDRSSETYLKGGSFSSDRMLKYWDSAIRQAIEDGYTFARGAGEMTWALEAMPGVEDLVTYESELNDFLKEYPAVIVCLYELGRFSGEMLVEVLKTHPKVILGGIVLENPYYLDHAEYLASR encoded by the coding sequence ATGAGGACCACCGATGCGGCGACTGTTGGCGTCATGGGGGTTTCCCTGGCGCCCGGGGATCACGTCTGCGCGTTCTACCCAGGTGCGGCGGAGCGCAACGAAATCTTGATTCCCTACCTGCAGGAAGGCTTGGATGCCGGCGACAAGTGCATCTGCATCGTCTCGGACGCCACCGAGCCCGACGGCGATCTGGACTCGATTCGATGTTACTCACACCACAGTAATCAACTGGCCGTCGACCGTAGTAGCGAGACGTACCTCAAAGGTGGCAGTTTCTCCTCGGATCGGATGTTGAAGTACTGGGATTCAGCGATACGTCAGGCGATTGAGGACGGATACACCTTCGCCCGGGGCGCCGGCGAGATGACATGGGCCCTGGAGGCCATGCCTGGTGTGGAGGATCTGGTGACCTACGAGTCGGAGCTCAATGACTTCCTCAAGGAGTATCCGGCCGTTATTGTCTGCCTCTATGAGCTCGGCCGATTCAGCGGTGAAATGTTGGTCGAAGTTCTCAAGACACACCCAAAGGTGATCTTGGGCGGGATCGTGCTGGAGAATCCGTACTATCTCGACCACGCCGAGTATCTTGCTTCTCGCTAG
- a CDS encoding CoA transferase subunit A, protein MSRFSPYVDKRKSLSEAAQLIQSGNIVALGGGLCGRLPMALVREMIRLDRRDLHLVGSAHSIDVDMLVAAGSVAVCEESYVGFEQDLGLAPAFRLAATSGTIEVRESCCATILTQLRAAEMGVPFLPVRGVKGTGIANLHPEYGQIECPFTGEKLTAVPPLVPDVACIHAPLGDRYGNLHIDQPFVLDERFASASTRVVATVESVESPETVAAAGIVIPGHLVTAVAEVPFGAHPSSCYPQYAYDRVHLRTYLDAAKQGPEAVSAYLERYVYRGEESYRQEIDAQRLTGWSGSTQQWQELFQ, encoded by the coding sequence ATGAGCAGGTTCTCCCCGTACGTGGACAAACGCAAATCGTTGTCCGAGGCGGCGCAGCTGATCCAGAGTGGCAACATCGTTGCCCTGGGCGGTGGTCTGTGCGGCCGACTGCCAATGGCATTGGTGCGCGAGATGATTCGGCTCGACCGCCGCGATCTGCATCTGGTCGGATCCGCCCACAGCATTGACGTCGACATGCTGGTGGCAGCGGGAAGTGTTGCGGTCTGCGAAGAAAGCTACGTCGGCTTTGAACAAGACCTGGGTTTGGCTCCGGCGTTTCGCCTTGCTGCCACCTCGGGCACGATCGAGGTACGGGAGAGTTGCTGCGCGACAATCCTCACGCAGCTGCGCGCGGCCGAGATGGGGGTACCCTTCCTGCCGGTGCGCGGTGTCAAAGGAACCGGAATCGCCAACCTGCACCCGGAGTACGGCCAAATCGAATGCCCCTTCACCGGTGAGAAGCTCACGGCGGTACCGCCCCTGGTTCCCGACGTGGCGTGCATCCACGCACCGCTCGGTGACAGATACGGCAACCTGCACATCGACCAACCGTTTGTTCTCGACGAGCGGTTTGCCTCCGCGTCGACTCGAGTGGTGGCAACAGTCGAGAGCGTCGAGAGCCCCGAAACGGTGGCCGCGGCCGGCATTGTCATTCCCGGTCACTTGGTGACCGCGGTGGCCGAGGTGCCCTTCGGAGCCCATCCATCGTCGTGCTATCCCCAATACGCCTACGACCGAGTGCATCTGAGGACGTATCTCGACGCGGCCAAGCAAGGACCCGAAGCCGTCTCAGCCTATCTGGAGCGTTACGTCTACCGCGGGGAGGAGTCCTACCGCCAGGAAATCGATGCGCAACGTCTGACGGGTTGGAGTGGTTCGACACAGCAGTGGCAGGAGTTGTTTCAATGA
- a CDS encoding phosphosulfolactate synthase, producing the protein MWDTPCFLDLPARQSKPRKTGITHVLDTGVPTATLEAVLAETGHLIDIVKIGWGTAYIDSGIKSRVALCHSHGVISCLGGTLLELCEAQGRIEELRLWANTIGIDAVEISNGMQRMSPARKSSLVAQFAEEFTVLAETGAKDGRVPVVPNQWISEMLADLDAGAAYVIAEGRESGTVGLYHADGSVRTDLLDSIAELDTGRVIFEAPRKAQQSELVGRFGADVNIGNVAISDILALETLRLGLRADTARQFDILRPR; encoded by the coding sequence GTGTGGGACACCCCATGTTTTCTCGATTTGCCTGCGCGGCAGAGCAAACCGCGCAAGACGGGCATCACGCATGTCCTGGACACCGGTGTGCCGACCGCAACGTTAGAAGCCGTGTTGGCCGAAACCGGCCATCTCATCGACATCGTGAAGATCGGCTGGGGCACTGCCTACATCGACTCAGGAATCAAGTCTCGTGTCGCGCTGTGTCATAGCCATGGGGTTATCAGTTGTCTTGGGGGCACCTTGCTGGAGCTCTGCGAAGCACAGGGCAGAATCGAGGAGCTTCGCCTGTGGGCCAACACTATTGGCATCGACGCGGTCGAGATCTCCAACGGTATGCAGAGGATGAGTCCCGCGCGAAAAAGCTCCCTGGTGGCGCAGTTCGCCGAAGAGTTCACCGTGCTCGCAGAGACCGGAGCCAAGGACGGCCGGGTGCCGGTGGTCCCAAACCAGTGGATCTCAGAGATGCTCGCCGACCTGGACGCTGGTGCCGCGTACGTCATCGCCGAGGGAAGAGAGTCGGGAACGGTCGGGCTCTACCACGCCGACGGCTCAGTCAGAACAGACCTGCTCGATTCAATCGCGGAGCTAGACACCGGCCGGGTGATATTCGAGGCCCCGCGCAAGGCGCAACAGAGTGAGTTGGTGGGGCGATTCGGCGCCGACGTGAACATCGGCAACGTCGCCATCAGCGACATCTTGGCGTTGGAGACGCTGCGCCTGGGTTTACGCGCCGATACCGCGCGACAATTCGACATATTGCGCCCTCGATGA
- a CDS encoding FAD-dependent oxidoreductase, which translates to MNDRLVVIGGGAAGMSAASAARRVNAQLDIVVVEAGAHAAYGLCGLPYYLADVIADSDELFAYSPEFFRDKRRIDVKFNTEVTALDAERKVLDLRQDDRTYQLAYDSLVFATGGAPIIPPPLAVDSDRIFTIRRLDDATRLHRLLDDRRVKRALIVGGGYIGLETAEALAARGVEVIVAEALPMVLPNFDAPVGELVHAELLRHGVDVRLGCRVESARDDGSHLQITTNGGAIEVDLMIAAVGVRAGSSVASQAGAECGPAQALVVDDHMRTSLPSVYAAGDCIAPHHLILNRPAFIPLGPAANKTGRVAGTNAAGGDAAFPGIVGTAVVKVFDLAVARTGLTLAEAEAEGIPAIATQAVGKTRAKYYPGTDPVTVRLIHRPDGRLLGAQMVGAGDGVAKRIDVAAIALQAGFDIDALLGADLSYAPPYAPVYEPILLAAQAASLRRPA; encoded by the coding sequence GTGAATGACCGACTCGTTGTGATCGGGGGTGGGGCTGCCGGAATGTCGGCAGCCTCTGCAGCCCGCCGGGTAAACGCGCAGCTCGACATCGTGGTCGTGGAGGCGGGTGCTCACGCTGCCTACGGCTTGTGTGGATTGCCCTACTACCTGGCCGACGTCATCGCCGATTCTGACGAGTTGTTTGCGTACAGCCCCGAATTCTTTCGAGACAAGCGTCGCATCGACGTGAAGTTCAACACCGAGGTGACGGCGCTGGATGCCGAACGCAAAGTGTTGGACCTGCGGCAGGACGACCGCACCTACCAGCTGGCCTACGACAGCCTTGTGTTCGCCACCGGCGGAGCTCCGATCATCCCGCCGCCGCTTGCGGTGGACAGCGACCGCATCTTCACGATACGTCGACTCGATGACGCGACGCGCCTTCACCGCCTTCTCGATGACCGACGGGTGAAGCGTGCACTCATCGTCGGAGGAGGCTACATCGGGTTGGAGACGGCCGAGGCGCTCGCGGCGCGCGGAGTCGAGGTCATCGTGGCCGAAGCTTTGCCGATGGTCCTACCCAACTTCGACGCACCTGTTGGCGAGCTGGTCCATGCCGAACTCTTGCGGCATGGGGTGGATGTCCGATTGGGTTGTCGGGTCGAGTCGGCGCGTGATGACGGTTCACACCTGCAGATCACCACCAACGGTGGCGCTATCGAGGTGGACCTCATGATCGCCGCAGTCGGAGTCCGCGCCGGCTCCTCGGTGGCCTCGCAGGCAGGCGCTGAGTGTGGGCCGGCCCAGGCACTGGTGGTCGACGATCACATGCGGACCTCGCTGCCCTCGGTGTACGCGGCGGGGGACTGCATTGCGCCGCATCACCTCATCCTCAACCGCCCCGCTTTCATCCCGTTGGGGCCTGCCGCCAACAAGACCGGACGGGTGGCCGGCACCAACGCGGCCGGGGGCGACGCGGCCTTCCCAGGCATCGTCGGTACGGCCGTGGTCAAGGTCTTCGATCTCGCCGTCGCACGCACCGGGCTGACCCTCGCCGAAGCCGAGGCCGAAGGCATCCCAGCGATAGCGACGCAAGCAGTCGGAAAAACGCGGGCGAAGTATTACCCGGGGACCGACCCGGTCACCGTTCGGCTGATTCATCGACCCGACGGCCGGCTGCTCGGTGCACAGATGGTCGGTGCCGGAGATGGCGTAGCGAAGCGGATTGACGTCGCGGCGATCGCCCTGCAAGCAGGGTTTGATATCGACGCGTTGCTGGGCGCCGACTTGTCGTACGCGCCGCCATACGCGCCGGTGTACGAGCCAATTCTGCTGGCCGCCCAGGCGGCCAGTCTGAGGCGCCCGGCATGA
- a CDS encoding putative quinol monooxygenase: MSTPASLPYAFVAKIVAADGQHDALADLLAGAVALANEEVGTIVWFAARTHADTFWIFDAFPDEAARDAHANGAIVAALMANQHLLGAAPEILAADVLASKLP, translated from the coding sequence ATGTCCACACCCGCATCACTTCCGTATGCCTTCGTCGCCAAGATCGTCGCGGCCGATGGACAGCACGACGCGCTCGCCGATCTGCTCGCCGGCGCTGTCGCACTAGCCAACGAAGAAGTAGGAACGATTGTCTGGTTCGCGGCTAGGACCCACGCCGACACCTTCTGGATCTTCGATGCATTCCCCGACGAGGCCGCTCGCGACGCCCACGCCAACGGCGCCATCGTCGCAGCCCTGATGGCCAACCAGCACCTCCTCGGCGCAGCACCCGAGATCCTGGCGGCCGACGTCCTCGCGTCCAAGCTCCCGTAG
- a CDS encoding SDR family NAD(P)-dependent oxidoreductase has protein sequence MTGRLQGKIALISGAGSGIGRAAAQQFAAEGAKVAVLDLSADAAKETADIVASTGGTAIAVIANVSVAAEVNAAVEEAVAQLGAINVLYNNAGVDSTGSIDVAEESDWDRCFNVNAKGTYLLSRAVIPHMEATGGGSIVNQGSVAALVAVPNFAAYCAAKGAVVSLTRSMAIDCAPKGIRVNAICPGTVFTPLMEPMLRARGGGDLEAGLAKTIAKYPIGRLGTTEDIAAVALFLSSDDSGFMTGSIVTADGGMTAQ, from the coding sequence ATGACAGGTCGTTTGCAGGGAAAGATTGCCCTGATATCGGGAGCCGGTTCGGGGATCGGACGTGCCGCCGCCCAACAGTTCGCTGCGGAGGGCGCAAAAGTCGCGGTTCTGGATTTGAGTGCCGACGCCGCGAAGGAGACCGCCGACATCGTCGCCTCGACAGGCGGAACCGCCATCGCGGTAATCGCCAACGTGTCCGTCGCCGCAGAGGTCAACGCTGCGGTCGAGGAGGCCGTAGCGCAACTGGGTGCCATCAACGTGCTGTACAACAACGCCGGCGTCGACAGCACCGGCAGTATCGACGTCGCGGAGGAGAGCGATTGGGACCGCTGCTTCAACGTCAACGCAAAGGGCACCTACCTATTGTCGCGCGCCGTTATTCCGCATATGGAAGCCACGGGTGGTGGCTCGATCGTCAACCAGGGCTCTGTTGCGGCGCTGGTCGCAGTGCCCAACTTCGCCGCCTATTGCGCGGCCAAGGGTGCCGTCGTCTCGCTGACCCGGTCGATGGCCATCGACTGCGCCCCCAAGGGCATCCGTGTCAACGCAATCTGCCCAGGCACCGTGTTCACCCCGCTGATGGAGCCGATGCTTCGCGCCCGCGGCGGCGGAGACCTCGAGGCCGGTCTGGCCAAGACCATCGCCAAGTACCCAATCGGGCGCCTCGGCACCACCGAGGATATCGCCGCCGTCGCACTATTCCTGTCCAGCGATGACTCGGGGTTCATGACAGGTTCCATTGTCACAGCGGACGGGGGCATGACCGCACAGTGA
- a CDS encoding ABC transporter permease, with product MTVAIGGKAIARPSPAAVTSLGPSVRFYRRPGFLRALAPLALLIGWLVTSSTGLLSERVLPAPSVIYRAGLEVYRSGDLVDALLVSGQRVLIGFTLGAAIAMVLGVLAATSGLGEYVIDPTMQMLRTLPLFGLIPVFIIWFGIDEQPKVFLIGLGVAFPLYLNTYAGIRHLDGKLLELSEVLQLTRWERLRDIVIPGALPQILVGLRQSLGIAWLSLIVAEQVNASAGLGFIVNNAREFLRTDIVIFGLLVYGAFGLLTDSIVRAFERRALRWNRS from the coding sequence ATGACAGTAGCCATCGGAGGAAAGGCGATCGCGCGACCCTCGCCGGCCGCCGTCACGTCGCTGGGTCCGTCCGTGCGGTTCTACCGCCGGCCGGGGTTCCTGCGTGCGCTCGCCCCGCTCGCCCTGCTGATCGGCTGGCTGGTCACGAGTTCCACCGGACTGCTGTCCGAGCGGGTGCTGCCCGCGCCGTCGGTGATCTACCGGGCAGGCCTCGAGGTGTACCGCAGCGGGGATCTCGTCGACGCGCTGCTGGTGTCCGGGCAGCGCGTCCTGATCGGATTCACGCTCGGCGCGGCGATCGCGATGGTGCTCGGCGTTCTCGCCGCGACTAGCGGACTCGGCGAGTACGTCATCGACCCGACGATGCAGATGCTGCGGACGTTGCCCCTGTTCGGCCTGATCCCAGTCTTCATCATCTGGTTCGGCATCGACGAGCAACCGAAGGTGTTCCTCATCGGGCTGGGCGTCGCGTTCCCGCTGTACCTGAACACCTACGCCGGAATCAGGCACCTCGACGGCAAGCTGCTCGAGCTGTCCGAGGTGCTGCAGCTGACGCGGTGGGAACGGCTGCGCGACATCGTGATTCCTGGCGCTCTACCGCAGATCCTGGTCGGCCTGCGCCAGAGCCTCGGCATCGCGTGGCTGTCGCTGATCGTGGCCGAGCAGGTCAATGCCAGTGCCGGGCTGGGGTTCATCGTGAACAACGCGCGCGAGTTTCTCCGCACCGACATCGTGATCTTCGGCCTGCTCGTCTACGGCGCGTTCGGCCTGCTCACCGACTCGATCGTGCGCGCGTTCGAACGCCGCGCGCTGCGCTGGAACCGGTCGTGA
- a CDS encoding ABC transporter substrate-binding protein → MKRTRTAAIALVAAASLALSACGSDDSPKGDKPVDLGSVTLTVGDQKGVALEPLLRAAGQLDNVPYKIEFSNFTSGPPLVEAASAGGIDLGQVGNTPPIFGLAAKANIKIVGALSATAKGDAILVGKDSTIASVADLKDKRVAVAKGTSANANLLLNLKRAGLTVSDIAPVYLQPGDGYTALTRGDVQAWAVWDPYTALAEQEEGAKLIATAEQASNAFNFWVASADTLDDRGKVAAIKDFLRRYAEATAWSAKNIDAWSTEYAELTQISAAASKVTLTRSIKRPIPLTEAVIASEQELADAFTEAKAIPGKVEFADAVDEQFHG, encoded by the coding sequence GTGAAACGTACTCGCACCGCCGCGATCGCACTGGTGGCTGCTGCCTCACTCGCGCTCTCTGCGTGCGGCAGCGACGACTCGCCGAAGGGCGACAAGCCGGTCGATCTCGGGTCGGTGACGTTGACGGTCGGTGATCAGAAGGGGGTCGCCCTCGAGCCGTTGCTGCGCGCCGCCGGTCAGCTCGACAACGTGCCCTACAAGATCGAGTTCTCCAACTTCACGTCGGGACCACCGCTCGTCGAGGCCGCTAGTGCCGGCGGGATCGACCTCGGCCAGGTGGGCAATACGCCGCCCATCTTCGGTCTGGCTGCCAAGGCGAACATCAAGATCGTCGGCGCGCTGTCGGCGACGGCGAAGGGCGACGCGATCCTTGTGGGCAAGGATTCCACCATCGCCTCCGTCGCGGACCTGAAGGACAAGCGGGTTGCGGTCGCCAAGGGCACTTCGGCCAACGCGAACCTCTTGCTGAACCTGAAGCGGGCCGGACTGACGGTGAGCGACATCGCGCCGGTCTACCTGCAACCCGGCGACGGCTACACCGCGCTCACACGCGGCGACGTGCAGGCCTGGGCGGTGTGGGACCCCTATACGGCGCTCGCCGAGCAGGAGGAGGGCGCCAAGCTGATCGCCACTGCTGAGCAGGCGTCCAACGCGTTCAACTTCTGGGTCGCCTCGGCCGATACGCTCGACGACCGTGGCAAGGTCGCTGCGATCAAGGACTTCCTACGGCGCTACGCCGAAGCCACGGCCTGGTCCGCGAAGAATATCGACGCGTGGTCGACGGAGTATGCCGAGCTCACCCAGATCAGCGCCGCGGCGTCGAAGGTGACGTTGACCCGCTCGATCAAGAGGCCGATCCCGCTCACCGAGGCGGTGATCGCCTCCGAGCAGGAGCTCGCGGACGCATTCACCGAGGCAAAGGCGATCCCGGGCAAGGTCGAATTCGCCGATGCCGTCGACGAACAATTCCATGGGTGA
- a CDS encoding GlxA family transcriptional regulator, with product MRIGLIAIDGCFGSAVASVIDIVRVADGARGDVDPRIDPIELAILGPKRRVTTTASMTLSVDHPLSESGEFDVVVVPALGTLTAAATHDALQSRDARSVIASLGRLDDATTRIAAACTGVFAVAETGRMHHRRATTSWFLGPEFLKRYPTVALDLDTMVVVDGNLVTAGAAFAHIDLALSLVRSISPDLAQHVAKLLIIDERPSQAAFVAYEHLRHEDPIVVEFERFVRARLDEPFNVAFVAQSLGTSRRTLERRVRAALNLTPLGFVQRLRIERARHLSATTDLTSAEIALRVGYANAETLRSLLRRERRRS from the coding sequence ATGCGTATCGGACTGATCGCGATCGACGGCTGCTTCGGTTCGGCGGTCGCGTCGGTCATCGACATCGTGCGGGTGGCCGACGGAGCCCGCGGCGATGTCGACCCGCGGATCGACCCGATCGAACTCGCCATCCTCGGACCGAAACGGCGAGTGACCACGACGGCATCGATGACCCTGTCGGTGGACCACCCGCTGTCGGAGTCCGGAGAGTTCGACGTGGTCGTCGTCCCTGCGCTTGGAACCCTCACGGCCGCCGCGACCCACGACGCCCTCCAGAGCCGAGATGCACGTTCGGTCATCGCCTCACTCGGGCGCCTCGACGACGCGACCACCCGGATCGCCGCGGCGTGCACCGGCGTGTTCGCCGTCGCCGAGACCGGACGGATGCATCATCGGCGGGCGACGACCAGCTGGTTCCTGGGGCCGGAGTTCCTGAAGCGCTATCCGACCGTCGCCCTCGATCTCGACACCATGGTCGTGGTCGACGGGAACCTCGTCACCGCCGGCGCCGCGTTCGCCCACATCGACCTCGCGCTCTCACTCGTGCGATCGATCAGCCCCGACCTGGCCCAACATGTCGCCAAGCTCCTCATCATCGACGAGCGTCCGTCGCAGGCGGCCTTCGTCGCCTACGAACATCTCCGGCACGAGGACCCGATCGTCGTCGAGTTCGAACGCTTCGTGCGCGCCCGCCTGGACGAACCGTTCAACGTCGCCTTCGTCGCGCAGTCGCTCGGCACCAGCCGGCGCACCCTCGAACGACGAGTCCGTGCGGCGCTCAACCTCACTCCGCTCGGCTTCGTCCAACGGCTTCGCATCGAACGAGCTCGGCACCTCTCAGCAACCACGGACCTCACCTCCGCCGAGATCGCGCTACGGGTCGGCTACGCGAACGCCGAGACTCTGCGCTCCCTCCTGCGCAGGGAGCGACGCCGTTCCTGA
- a CDS encoding ISL3-like element ISPfr2 family transposase: protein MSDATPPAGFGRPDLTAFARFDGLGLSVTGQRLEPDRAVLACRVVEPDQWCRRCGSEGAARDTVIRRLAHEPLGWRPTVLEVVVRRYRCADCGHVWRQDTSAAAEPRAKLSRTGLRWALEGIVVAHLTVARVAEGLGVAWDTANNAVLAEGKRLLINDPTRFEGVKVIGVDEHVWRHTRRGDKYVTVIIDLTPVRDGSGPARLLDMVEGRSKAAFKTWLADRDDAFRDAVEVVAMDGFTGFKTAAAEEIPDAVTVMDPFHVVRLAGDALDRCRRRVQLAIHGHRGFRDDPLYKSRRTLHTGADLLTDKQSDRLRALFVDDAHVEVEATWGVYQRMIAAYRHEDRQRGRELMEKLITDLSAGVPKVLTELTTLGRTLKKRAADVLAYFERPGTSNGPTEALNGRLEHLRGSALGFRNLTNYIARSLLETGGFRPQLLHPRLG from the coding sequence GTGTCCGACGCTACCCCGCCGGCCGGCTTCGGCCGCCCTGACCTGACCGCCTTCGCTCGATTCGACGGCCTCGGTCTGAGCGTGACCGGGCAACGACTTGAACCGGATCGTGCGGTCCTCGCGTGCCGCGTGGTGGAACCAGATCAGTGGTGCCGACGGTGCGGCAGCGAAGGCGCTGCTCGTGACACCGTGATCCGGCGGTTGGCCCACGAGCCACTGGGCTGGCGACCGACCGTGCTGGAAGTTGTAGTGCGCCGCTACCGCTGTGCCGACTGCGGACACGTGTGGCGCCAAGACACCAGCGCCGCGGCGGAGCCACGCGCGAAGCTCTCGCGCACCGGGTTGCGGTGGGCGCTGGAAGGGATCGTGGTCGCACACCTCACCGTCGCCCGTGTCGCCGAGGGACTCGGGGTCGCGTGGGACACCGCCAACAACGCGGTCCTGGCCGAAGGCAAGCGGCTGCTGATCAACGACCCCACGCGGTTCGAGGGCGTGAAGGTCATTGGCGTCGATGAGCACGTCTGGCGCCACACCAGGCGTGGCGACAAGTACGTCACCGTGATCATCGACCTCACCCCGGTCCGCGATGGCTCCGGCCCAGCAAGGCTGCTGGACATGGTCGAGGGCCGGTCGAAGGCGGCGTTCAAGACCTGGCTCGCCGACCGCGACGACGCCTTCCGTGACGCGGTCGAGGTGGTCGCGATGGACGGCTTCACCGGGTTCAAGACCGCCGCTGCGGAGGAGATCCCGGACGCGGTCACGGTGATGGATCCCTTCCACGTCGTGCGCCTGGCCGGTGACGCCCTCGACAGGTGTCGGCGCCGGGTCCAACTCGCGATCCACGGGCACCGTGGGTTCAGGGACGACCCGCTCTACAAGTCGCGGCGCACGCTGCACACCGGCGCGGACCTGCTCACCGACAAGCAGAGCGACAGGCTACGCGCGCTGTTCGTTGATGACGCTCACGTCGAGGTCGAGGCGACCTGGGGTGTCTACCAGCGCATGATCGCCGCCTATCGCCACGAGGACCGGCAACGTGGCCGCGAGCTCATGGAGAAGCTGATCACCGACCTCAGCGCCGGCGTCCCCAAGGTGCTCACCGAGCTCACCACCCTGGGCCGGACCCTGAAGAAGCGAGCCGCCGACGTGCTCGCCTACTTCGAACGACCTGGCACCAGCAACGGGCCGACCGAGGCGCTCAACGGACGGCTCGAACACCTGCGCGGCTCCGCACTCGGGTTCCGCAACCTGACCAACTACATCGCCCGAAGCCTGCTCGAGACCGGCGGCTTCAGACCCCAACTCCTACACCCCCGATTGGGATGA